Proteins encoded in a region of the Solanum dulcamara chromosome 9, daSolDulc1.2, whole genome shotgun sequence genome:
- the LOC129902058 gene encoding phospho-2-dehydro-3-deoxyheptonate aldolase 1, chloroplastic, whose amino-acid sequence MSMALSSSTTTNSLLPNKSLVQNQPLLSSPLKNASFPNNSTKAVRFVQPISAVHSSDSSKNPIVSDKPSKSSPPAATATSAPAVTKTEWAVDSWKTKKALQLPEYPNQEELRSVLKTIDEFPPIVFAGEARSLEERIGEAAMGRAFLLQGGDCAESFKEFNANNIRDTFRILLQMGAVLMFGGQMPVIKVGRMAGQFAKPRSDSFEEKDGVKLPSYRGDNVNGDAFDVKSRTPDPQRLIRAYCQSAATLNLLRAFATGGYAAMQRVTQWNLDFTEHSEQGDRYRELANRVDEALGFMSAAGLTMDHPIMKTTEFWTSHECLLLPYEQSLTRLDSTSGLYYDCSAHMLWVGERTRQLDGAHVEFLRGIANPLGIKVSDKMDPNALVKLIEILNPQNKAGRITIITRMGAENMRVKLPHLIRAVRRAGQIVTWVSDPMHGNTIKAPCGLKTRPFDSIRAEVRAFFDVHEQEGSHPGGVHLEMTGQNVTECIGGSRTVTFDDLSSRYHTHCDPRLNASQSLELSFIIAERLRKRRLGSQSLLGQ is encoded by the exons ATGTCAATGGCTCTTTCAAGTTCTACCACTACCAACTCTCTTCTCCCCAACAAATCTTTGGTTCAAAATCAACCCCTTTTATCTTCTCCTCTAAAGAATGCATCTTTCCCCAACAACTCAACCAAAGCCGTTAGATTTGTTCAGCCCATCTCAGCCGTTCATTCCTCTGATTCTTCCAAAAACCCCATTGTTTCCGACAAGCCCTCCAAGTCTTCTCCACCGGCGGCCACCGCCACGTCGGCTCCGGCTGTGACGAAAACTGAATGGGCGGTGGATAGCTGGAAAACCAAGAAGGCCCTTCAGCTACCTGAATACCCAAATCAAGAGGAGCTTAGATCTGTTCTCAAGACGATCGATGAGTTCCCTCCCATCGTGTTTGCTGGTGAGGCTAGGAGCCTTGAAGAACGCATTGGTGAGGCTGCTATGGGAAGGGCGTTTTTGCTACAAGGAGGAGATTGTGCCGAGAGTTTCAAGGAATTCAATGCCAATAATATTAGGGATACTTTCAGAATCCTTCTTCAAATGGGTGCTGTTCTCATGTTTGGCGGTCAGATGCCTGTCATCAAG GTTGGAAGAATGGCTGGGCAATTTGCAAAGCCGAGATCAGATTCGTTTGAGGAGAAGGATGGTGTAAAGCTGCCAAGTTACAGGGGAGACAACGTGAATGGAGATGCATTTGATGTCAAATCCAGGACTCCTGACCCTCAGAGGCTGATCAGGGCTTATTGCCAATCTGCAGCTACTTTGAATCTATTGAGGGCTTTCGCTACTGGAGGATATGCTGCCATGCAGAGGGTCACACAGTGGAACTTGGATTTCACAGAACATAGTGAGCAGGGTGATAG GTACCGTGAACTAGCTAATAGAGTGGATGAGGCCCTTGGTTTCATGTCAGCAGCTGGACTTACAATGGACCACCCTATTATGAAGACCACCGAGTTCTGGACATCTCATGAGTGCTTACTTTTGCCCTATGAGCAGTCACTAACACGGTTGGATTCAACTTCTGGCCTTTACTATGATTGCTCTGCCCATATGCTTTGGGTTGGAGAGAGAACCAGGCAGTTGGATGGAGCCCATGTTGAGTTCTTGAGAGGCATTGCCAACCCTCTTGGTATTAAG GTGAGTGACAAGATGGACCCAAATGCGTTGGTCAAGCTCATTGAGATTTTGAACCCTCAAAACAAAGCTGGGAGGATTACAATAATTACCAGAATGGGAGCAGAAAACATGAGGGTTAAGCTTCCTCATCTTATCAGGGCAGTCCGAAGAGCAGGACAAATTGTCACTTGGGTATCTGATCCTATGCACGGAAATACCATCAAAGCTCCTTGCGGCCTAAAAACTCGACCTTTTGATTCCATCAGG GCTGAAGTAAGAGCATTCTTTGATGTTCATGAGCAAGAAGGAAGCCACCCAGGAGGAGTTCACCTGGAGATGACAGGCCAAAACGTCACAGAATGCATTGGTGGATCAAGAACTGTGACCTTTGATGATCTGAGCTCACGTTACCACACCCACTGTGATCCCAGGCTCAACGCATCTCAATCCCTTGAGCTCTCATTCATTATCGCAGAACGTTTGAGGAAAAGGAGGCTCGGATCACAAAGCCTGTTAGGTCAATAG